A single window of Nicotiana tomentosiformis chromosome 1, ASM39032v3, whole genome shotgun sequence DNA harbors:
- the LOC104102722 gene encoding small ribosomal subunit protein uS10y-like yields the protein MAAYAAMKPTKPGLEEPQEQIHKIRITLSSKNVKNLEKVCADLVRGAKDKRLRVKGPVRMPTKVLNITTRKSPCGEGTNTWDRFELRVHKRVIDLFSSADVVKQITSITIEPGVEVEVTIADS from the exons ATGGCAGCATATGCAGCAATGAAGCCGACCAAGCCAGGGCTAGAGGAGCCACAGGAGCAGATTCACAAGATTAGGATCACTCTTTCCTCCAAAAATGTTAAGAATCTCGAGAAAG TGTGTGCTGATTTGGTTCGTGGTGCCAAGGATAAGAGGCTCAGGGTGAAGGGACCAGTGAGGATGCCCACAAAGGTCCTTAACATTACCACTAGAAAGTCTCCTTGTGGTGAAG GTACAAATACATGGGACAGATTTGAGCTGCGTGTCCACAAGCGGGTCATTGACCTTTTCAGTTCTGCAGATGTTGTCAAACAAATCACCTCAATCACCATTGAACCTGGTGTTGAGGTTGAGGTCACTATTGCTGATTCTTAG